The sequence below is a genomic window from Qipengyuania flava.
GAGTTTCTTGGAAAGCCGGGGCGCCGTTCAGCGCAATTCCTTGCGGATCACGAGCTTGAGGCCGGACCAGGTTTCATCGACCGCGCAGACCTTGGTATCGACGAGGCCCATGGGGAGGGCGACGTCCCGGATCGTGTCCTCCGTGATCTCGCTGGGGACGCCAGACGCCTTCTTCGGCCAGCTCACCCAGACATGTCCGTCGCGGGCCATATTCTCACGCAGGGCTGCGAGCTTTTCCTCCAGAGCGGCGCGCTCGGTCACGAAGATGTGGGACGCATCGGGCGCCTCCTGCGGCCCGGCGACGAAAGTCAGCTCGAGCGCGTATTCGCCGATTTCGTCCTGCACGCTTTCCGGCATGGCGTCGAACCAGACGCGGTGCCCGTCACGCAAGTTGAGCTTCTTGGCGAGCGGGGTTCCGGAATAGCCAGCGGTCATGTCACAGTCCCTGCATCACGCAGTCGCCAAAGTCGACGGCAAGGTGCCACAGCGCGCCGAGCCCGAAAGCTCGCGTCCACCAGCGAGGCACCAGCAGCAGGGCCAGATAGGCGAGGGCGGCTTCCCAGCCGTGGAGCAGGTGAAAGCCCACGCTGCAGCGATTGGGATCGAAGATCGGGTCGGCCAGCAGATGGTCGAGATCGATCAAATTTGCCGAGGCGACGACCGCACCCGCTTTCAGCCACCGCGCCGGCCAGAGGATCCGCGCGATGAGGAACGGGGCTAGCCAGTGGCCGCCGTAGTGGAGGAGGGGCTGCAGCAGCACCGCAGCCGCCTTCCCTTAGCCTTCCATCCAGTCGCTGAAGAAGCTGCGGTGCGCCGCGCGCATCTCGTCGATCGACTTGCCGAACAGCGTGGTGCCACCGGTCTTGCCGATGCGGCGGAAGCCGATGGCGGCGGTCTCGTCGTTCTCGGTGCCCTTGGCGAGCGCCTGGTTGAGCGCTTCGGTGTCGGGGACGGTGACCACGTAGCGGCCCTGGTCTTCGCCGAACCACCATGCGGCCTTGGAATATTCCTCGTTCCACTCGACATCGGCGCCGATGCCGCCCGCCATGGCCATTTCGGCAAGGGCAATGGCGAGGCCGCCGTCGGAGACATCGTGGACAGCGCTAACGAGACCGTCGGCGATCAGTTGTAGGATGATCTTGCCCGCGTTCTTCTCGACGGTGAGGTCGGTCGGCGGGCTACGGCCTTCGTCGCGGCCGTGCACTTCCGAAAGCCACAGTGACTTGCCGAGATGCGAACGTTCCGGATCGGCGGTGGCCCATTCCTCGGCATGAATGAGATAGATCGCCTCGCCCTCGGCCTTGAACGGCATGGTCATCATGTGATCGTAGTCGTCGATCAGGCCGACACCGCCGATGGCAGGGGTGGGCAGGATGGCACTGCCGCCGCCGGTCGCCTTGCTCTCGTTGTAGAGGCTGACGTTGCCGCTCACGATCGGGAAGTCGAGCACGCGGCAGGCGCGGCCCATGCCTTCGAGCGCGTGGACGAACTGGCTCATGATTTCGGGACGCTGCGGGTTGGCGAAGTTGAGGCAGTTCGTGACCGCCAGCGGACGCGCGCCCACGGCGCACAGGTTGCGATAGGCCTCGGCAATCGCCTGCTTGCCGCCCTCATAGGGATCGGCATGGACATAGCGCGGGGTGCAGTCGGTGCTGATGGCGAGCGCCTTCTTGGTGCCGTGCACGCGCACGACGCCCGCATCGCCGCCGGTCTGGAGCGTGTCTGCGCCGACCTGGCTGTCGTACTGTTCGCTAATCCACTTGCGCGAAGACAGGCTGGGCGAGGCGAGCAGCTTCATAAGGTCGCCGCCGACATCGTCAGTATCGGGTCGCTCGGTCATCGGCTTGATGCCGGCCCAGGCGGTGTAGTCTTCCTTCGACATATACGGCCGGTCGTATTCGGGCGCATCGGCCGCAAGGGGGCCGAGCGGGATATCGCACACGACTTCGCCGCCGAATTCGAGCACCATGTGCTGCGTATCGGTGACTTCGCCGATGACTGCGAAATCGAGCTCCCACTTCTCGAAGATGGCGGCGGCCATCTCTTCCTTGCCGGGCTTCAGCACCATGAGCATGCGCTCCTGGCTTTCGCTCAGCATCATTTCGTAAGGCGTCATGCCCTCTTCGCGGCAGGGCACCTTGTCCATGTCGAGGCGGATGCCGGCCTTGCCGTTGGTCGCCATTTCGACGCTGGAGGAGGTGAGGCCCGCTGCGCCCATGTCCTGGATCGCGACGATCGCGTCGGTCGCCATGAGTTCGAGGCAGGCCTCAATGAGCAGCTTCTCGGTGAAGGGGTCGCCCACCTGCACCGTGGGGCGCTTGGCATCCGCATCTTCCTCGAAATCTGCCGAGGCCATGGTCGCGCCATGGATACCGTCGCGGCCGGTCTTCGAGCCGACATAGACGATCGGGTTTCCGACGCCGGTCGCCGCGCTGTAGAAAATCTTGTCCGCATCCGCGACGCCCACCGTCATCGCGTTGACGAGGATGTTGCCGTCATAGGCCGGGTTGAAATTGGTTTCGCCGCACACGGTCGGCACGCCGACGCAGTTGCCGTAGCCCCCGATCCCCGCGACCACGCCTTGCACGAGGTGCTTCATCTTGGGGTGTTCGGGACGACCGAAGCGCAGCGCGTTGGCGTTCGCCACCGGACGTGCGCCCATCGTGAAGACGTCGCGCAGGATGCCGCCGACGCCGGTTGCGGCGCCCTGGTAGGGCTCGATGTAGCTCGGGTGGTTGTGGCTCTCCATCTTGAAGATGGCGGCCTGGCCATCGCCGATATCGATCACGCCCGCGTTCTCGCCGGGGCCGCAAATGACCCAGGGCGCCTCGGTCGGCAGCTTCTTCAGGTGCAGGCGTGAGCTCTTGTACGAGCAGTGCTCGCTCCACATGACCGAGAAGATGCCCAGTTCCACGAGGTTGGGTTCGCGGCCGAGCGCGTTCAGGACGCGGTCGTATTCTTCGGGGCTGAGGCCGTGCTGCTCGACGACTTCGGGGGTGATCGCGGATTCGACAGTTGCCATGGGCGCGCGCTTAGCGCCGCGCGCCCGATACTGCCAGTCCCACCGTGTTTTTATGCCACCGTGTCGTCTGCACCCAGAAGGCCATTGCGGTAAGGACGGCAAAGCCGAGCATGGCGGTGAGATAGAAACCGATACCGGCTTCGGTAGGCGGCGGACCGAACCAGTTGATCGCCTGGAACACCAGCATCGTGCCCAAGAGGATCAGCGGCGGGACCAGAGGCCCCTTGGTGCGGCGGATGTAGAACCAATAGGCAAACAGGACGAGGCCGATCTCAAGTGGCATGGCGATCATGGGGCTGTCCCACAGGCCGAAGCCGTACTTCTGGTCACCGCCCGCGATGGTCATGTCGGGCGCGTGCGTCACGAGGTCGAGCACCCAGTGGCTCAGCACGACGATTCCCGTCCAGGTGGCCGCAACCATATTCCGTGTCAGGAACCAGATGAGCGCTGCGAAAGCCAAGGCCAGGACGGCGGTGCCCAACAGGCTGTGCGTGTAGGGCATGTGGTAGAGATCGAGCGGGACCATTTCGGTGAACCCGGGCACGATCCTCAGCTTTTCGATCCCGACAATGGCGAGCAGGAAGAGTGCCCAGTCCGCAAGCTGCGCGGCAATGAACAGCAGGCCGAGCTTGGGCGCCTCTTCGGTTGCCCCGCGGGCGATGAAGGCGGGCGCGAAGTGACCGATGAACATCGGATCAGGTGAACTTCTGGACGGCCAGCGTTGCAACGCTTGCTGCAACGGCGGTGGCAAAGGCGCCCCAGCAGATGTCGGCGATGGTTACCGTGGTGGACCAGGTGCGCATGGTCGCCTGGTTGGTCAGGTCATAGGTGGCGTAGCAGATCGCCCCCAGTAACGCGCCGTTGAGGGCCGCTGCGCCGATGCCGTTGGCAAGCCCGGGGCGGACGGCGAACCACACAATGGCCGCGATATAGGCTGCGTAGAAAACAAGGGCAGGGCCCATGCGGAAGCTTTCGGCGAGGATGTCGCCCAGCTTCGGGCGATAGAAGTTCGGGCCGGCCCAGCTCAGCCAGGCGGCGTCGAGCGCCCCGAACACGAGCGCCGCGGCAACGGCAGCAACAATCCACGTCATATTGGCTCCCCTTGTTTTCGGTTTACTTGACCGCGTGCGGGCAGGCCGTCAATGCTCCCGCGCGATGGCAGAGGAACAGTCACAGATTTCACAGCTCACCTTCGAGCAGGCGCTGCGCGAACTGGAAGGCGTGGTGCGACGTCTCGAAAGCGGCGACGTGCCGCTTGATGAGAGCATCGACCTTTACGAACGCGGTGAACAGCTTCGCAAGGCGTGCCAGGCGCGTCTCGACGCGGCGCAGGCCCGGATCGAGAAGATCGTCGCCGGACCCGACGGTGCGCCGTCCGGCACCGAGGCCTTCGATGCCGGCGGTGCTGCGTGAGCGTGATGACCGCGATGCCCGAACGCCTCGGTGAAGCGCTCGAGCGCATTCAGGACGAGGTCAACAGCGCCTTCGACGCATTCCTCCCGGTCCCGCAGGACACCCGCGCGCGCCTCGTCGAAGCGATGCGTTATGCGGCGATCGGTGGCGGCAAGCGTGTCCGCCCGCTGCTGGTCGTGGCGACGGCCGAACTCTTCGGCGTCAACCGCAACGCCGCTGTCAACGCGGGCTGCGCTGTCGAAGCGATCCATTCCTATTCGCTGATCCACGACGATCTGCCGTGTATGGACGATGACGATCTGCGCCACGGCAAGCCGACGCTGCACAAGGCCTTCGACGAAGCAACGGCTGTGCTGGCGGGCGATTGCCTGCACGCGCTGGCCTTCGACATCCTGACCCAGCCGGACACCAGCACCGACCCCTTCGTTCGCGCCGAGCTCGTGGCGAGCCTTGCTAGGGCCAGCGGGCACGATGGCATGGCCGGAGGTCAGATGATGGATATCGTTTCCGAAGAGCAGGATTACGATCTTCGCCAGATCACCCGTCTCCAGCAACTGAAGACCGGCGCGCTGCTGGCGGCGAGTGTCGAGATGGGCGCGATCCTTGGACGGGTGCCGCCCGAAGGGCGCGCGCATCTCAGGGCTTATGCCCGCGATATCGGCCTCGCATTCCAGATCGCCGACGACCTGCTCGATGTGGAAGGCGACGAGACCAAGGCCGGCAAGGCGCTGCGCAAGGATGAAGGGCAGGGCAAGCAGACCTTCGTCACGCTGATGGGCGTCGACCAGGCCCGGGCGCAGGCTGAAATGCTCGTCGAACAGGCTGGCCAGCACCTCGCCAGCCACGGAGAGGACGCGCGCCTGCTGGTCGACCTAGCGCACTTCATCGTGAGGAGGGATCACTGATGGGCGAACGTATCGGTATCTACCCGGGGACTTTCGATCCCATCACCCTTGGCCATGCGGACATTATCCGGCGCGGCAGCAAGCTGGTCGACAAGCTCATCATCGGCGTCACGACCAACCCGTCGAAGAACCCCATGTTCTCGACCGAAGAACGCTTCGCTATGGTCGAGCGCGAGATTGCTTCGCTTGGCTTGACCAATGTCGAGGTTGTGGGCTTCAACGCGCTGCTTGTTAAGTTCGCGCAAAAACAGGGCGCCTCCGTCCTGATCCGCGGCCTGCGCGCCGTGGCGGACTTCGAGTACGAATACCAGATGGCCGGAATGAACCAGCAGCTCGACGACGAGATCGAGACCGTATTCCTCATGGCCGATGTGTCGTTGCAGCCGATCGCTTCCAAGCTCGTGAAGGAGATCGCCCTATTCGGCGGCGACATCAGCCCCTTCGTGAGCAAGGACGTGTGCGAGGACGTTATTGCCCGGGTCGAAAAGATCGGCCGGTTGGGCGACTTCTAGCCGCCTCCATCGCGTATTCATTGAAACGACAGGCCGCCAGCGCTAGACGGCCCTTCAAATCATCTCAAAATCGACGGAATTTCGATGACCAGGTTTTCGCTTGCCCTTGCTGCCGCGCTTTCGCTCGTTGCCACGCCCTTCGCCGCCCAGGCCCAGGACGAGGCGGCTGCCGAACCGGCTGCCGACACCCGCGTTTTCACGCCGGTGAATTTCAACATCAACGAAGACCTTGAAAACATCCTGCTGCTCGACCTGTCGAACGGTGAGCGTGTGGCCATTCGCCTGAAGCCCGACTGGGCGCCCAACCATGTGGAGCGGATCAAGACGCTCACGCGGCAGGGCTTTTACGACGGCATCATCTTCCACCGCGTGATCGACGGGTTCATGGCCCAGACGGGCGATCCCACCGGCACCGGTACCGGCGGTTCGGACCTGCCTGACCTTGCGGAAGAGTTCCACCGCATGCCCCACGTTCGCGGAACGGTTTCCATGGCCCGCGCGGCAAGCGAAGACAGCGCGAATAGCCAGTTCTTCATCGTCTTCTATCCGCGCCTGACACTCGACAACAGCTACACCAATTTCGGCCGTGTCATCTCGAACATGGCCGGTGCAGACGCCATTGCGCGGGGCGAGCCGCCTGCAAACCCGACGCGGATCCTGCAGGCCTCGATCGCTGCCGACAACAAGCCGGTCCCGGTGAACACGGCTCCGCGCGCAGCGGAAGAGATCAGCATCGACGATCTGAACGCGCCGATCTCGGAATAGCGTTTGCGCCTTTCGGGCGGCGCGCTTAAGCGGCGCGGGTCATGAAAGTCGACCTTTTCGATTTCGAGCTTCCGCCCGAGCGCATTGCCCTGCGTCCGGCGCGTCCGCGCGACGCGGCGCGCATGCTTGTGGTGCGCGGCGAGGGCCCGCTTGAGGACCGCGGCGTGCGCGACCTGCCCGGCCTGCTGCGCGAGGGCGATGTCCTTGTCTTCAACGATACGCGGGTCATTCCCGCGCAGCTCGAAGGCCGGCGCGGTGAAGCGAAGATCGGCGCGACGCTGCACAAGCGCATCGACCTGAGGCGCTGGCAGGCCTTCGTGCGCAACGCCAAGCGCCTGCGCATTGGCGATGTCGCCGAGTTCGGCGGCGGTGTCACGGCGGTTGCCGAAGAGCGCCTTGCCGATGGCAGCTTCATCCTGTTTTTCGAAGGCGATGAACCGGTCGAGGTACTGCTCGAACGTGCCGGGCGCATGCCGCTGCCGCCCTATATTGCCGGCAAGCGCGAGACCGACGAGCGCGACCGCGAAGACTACCAGACCATGTTTGCGGCTGAGGACGGGGCGGTGGCAGCCCCCACCGCGGCGTTGCACTTCACGCCCGAATTGATCGCGGCACTGGATGAGGCGGGCATCGGGCGCGAGACGCTGACGCTGCATGTGGGGGCGGGCACCTTCCTACCGGTCAAGGCCGAAGATACCGACGATCACGCAATGCATTCCGAGTGGGGCCGGATCGAAGCCGACGTGGCCGAGCGTTTGAACGCGGCGCGGGCTGCCGGCGGCCGTGTCATAGCCGTGGGCACCACCAGCTTGCGCCTCCTTGAAAGCGCGACCGGCGAAGACAGGGTGATCCAGGCCTTTGCCGGAGACACCGACATCTTCATCACGCCCGGCTACAGCTTCCGCGCGGTCGATGGGCTGATGACCAATTTCCACCTGCCGAAATCGACCCTGATGATGCTGGTCAGCGCGCTGATTGGCCGGGACCGGATCATGGAAGCCTATGCCCATGCGATTGCGCAGGAATATCGCTTCTACAGCTACGGCGATTCCTCGCTCCTGCTGCCCTAACAGCTTCCGGTCGGGAACAGATTCTCGGTGTTGAGCATCCGTTCGATCAACGCATCGTCGGCCGGGATGCGCCCGTCGAGCATCAGCATCGCAATGCCGTGCGCGATCGACCAGGCCTGCAGCGCAAGCGTTTCCGCATGGTCCGGATCGCTGGCCAGCGCCTGCGTATTGGCCGTCAGGAGGGCGCGCGCTTCGTCAGGCTTCTCGTCATTGTCTTCCACGGGGTGACCCTGTGTGAACATGAGCCGGAACAGAGCCGGATGGTCGAGGGCGAAGCGGACATAGGCGCGACCGGTTTCGGCGAAGCCTGCCGGGCCTCCTCCCGCTCGATCAGCCGCATCGGCCTGCGCGCTACCCAGCATGCGAAGTCCTTCCCGCGCGAGCGCCTTGTCGAGCGCGTGCTTGTCGGGGAAGTGGCGGTAGACGGCCGTCGCCGAGACACCCACCCGGCGCGCGAGTTCGCGCAGCGAGGGCAGGGCACCTTCCGCACCTTCGAGCGCTTCCAGCCCAGCTGCAATCAGGGCGTCGCGCAGGTTGCCGTGGTGATAGGCGGAAGCCGATGTTGACACTGTTATCATTGCCTCTATGTTTACAGCGTTCACTTTAACCGGAGCGAGTCGGCAATGGCAAGCGTCATCGAGAAAACCATCCGCAAGGCAGTCACCCCCGCGATCCAGGCGGTCGCCAGCATCAATCGTGCGCGCCTGCCGAAAGGGTCTGAAAATCCTTTCCTCAAGGGCATCCACACGCCGCTCGCCGCCGAGCATACGCTGGAGAACCTTACCGTCACCGGCACGATTCCGACCGAGCTCGATGGCCGTTATGTCCGCATCGGACCGAACCCCTTCAACGAAGGCGGCAAGGGGCATCACTGGTTCCTCGGCGACGGCATGGTCCATGGGGTTCGCCTCAAGGGTGGCAACGCCGAATGGTACCGCAACCGCTACATCCGTTCGCGCAACCTGGAAGAGAAGGGCGGCCCAGCGGCTGTCGGCGGTCCGCGCCGCGGAATGGGCGATACGGTCAATACCAATGTCCTCGCCATCGGCGGCACAATCATGGCCCTGGTGGAGGCCAGCAGCTTTCCCGTCGCGCTCGACGGCAAACTTGAAAGCGTTGCCTATTCCGATTTCGGTGGCGGCCTTACCGGCTCCTTCACCGCGCATCCGCACCAGTGCCCGGTGACCGGCGAGTTCCACGCGATCTGCTACGACGGTCCGACGCAGGATGTGATCCGCCACGTTGCGATGGACCGCGAAGGCACGGTGCTGCGCGAAACCGAGATCGCGGTGCGTAACGGCCCCTCGATCCACGACTGCGCGCTGACCGAAGACTTCGTCGTCATCCTCGACCTGCCGGTGACCTTCTCGATGCAGGCGTTGATAGCCGGTCACAAGTTCCCCTACCGCTGGAATCGCGACCACAAGGCGCGCGTCGGCCTGCTTCCGCGCGACGGGTCGAGCAGCGAGCCGGTGTGGCATGCGGTCGAGCCCTGCTATGTCTTTCACGTCGGGAACAGCTTCGAGGATGAGCAGGGACAGGTCGTGATCGACCTGTGCGCCTATGAAACGATCTTCGACGGCGATATGGCCGGACCCTACGGCAAGGCGCTAGGCCTAGAACGCTGGACCGTCGACGGCAATGCAGGTGCGGTGCGCCGCGAGACGCTCGACGGCTCGGGACAGGAATTCCCCCGCCCCGACGAACGCTATTTTACCAAGCCCTATCGCTACCTTTGGGCTATGGGCCTGCCCGAGGACGGAGACCTCGAATTCGTCGCTCCGATGCCGCTCTACCGCCACGATCTGGAAACGGGTGAGCGGGTGCAGCGCGATTTCGGCGAAGGACGCATCCCGGGTGAATTCGTCTTCGTTCCGCGTAGTAACGATGCCCCGGAAGGCGATGGCTGGGTGATGGGCTACGTCATCGATCGCAACGCAGGCACCAGCGCGCTCGAGATCCTCGACGCGATGAGCCTGGAACCGGTTGCCTCGGTCCATATCCCCCACCTCATCCCGCCGGGGTTTCACGGGAACTGGATCGCCGCTAGCTAAGGCTGCGTGGAGCCGATTCTCGAACTCAGTGGCCTGTCCAAGGTCTATCCCGGCGGGCTGAAAGCGCTCGACGATGTCGATCTTACGATCCGCAAGGGCGAGATATTCGCGTTGCTCGGGCCCAACGGCGCGGGCAAGACCACGCTGATCGGCGCGGTGTGCGGGCTTGTGCGACCAAGTTCGGGCACGATCCGCGCCTTTGGCCACGACATGGCGACCGACTGGCGCAAGGCGCGCAGCCGCATTGGCCTCGTGCCGCAGGAACTCAGCACGGACATGTTCGAACCGGTCCACCGCGCAGTAAGCTATTCGCGCGGGCTGTTCGGACTTCCGCCCGACAAGGCCCGGATAGAGCAGATTCTGCGTTCGCTCAGCCTGTGGGACAAGAAGGACGAGCGTATCATGGCGCTGTCGGGCGGCATGAAGCGCCGTGTCCTGATTGCCAAGGCGCTGGCGCACGAGCCGGACCTCCTGTTCCTCGACGAGCCGACCGCGGGCGTCGATGTCGAACTGCGCAAGGGCATGTGGGCGATCATCGACGAGATGCGCGGGCGCGGCGTCACCATCATCCTGACCACCCACTACATCGAAGAGGCTGAGATGATGGCCGACCGGGTCGGGGTTATCAGTTCGGGCAAGCTGCTGATGGTCGACGAAAAGGACGCGATGATGGCGCGGCTCGGACGGACCGAGGCGCATATCACGCTTGCAGAGCCGCTGGCGGCGCTGCCGCCGGAGATTGCGCGCTTCCCGGTTGAACTGGAAGAGGGCGGGCAGTCGCTGTGCTATCGCGGCGGCGACGGGACCGGCAAGGGCAAGGCCGAGGTCGCCGACCTGACCAAGGCGCTGATAGCCGCCGGGATCGACTACACCGGCATCGACACCCGCGAGAGCAGCCTGGAAGACATCTTCGTCTCGCTGCTTGGCGAGGGGGAGGGCGCGGCATGATTTCCTGGCGCTCCACTTGGTCGATCTACACGCGCGAGTTGATGCGTTTCCTGCGCACGGCCTTCCAGTCGGTGCTGGCGCCGGTGCTGACGACCTCGCTCTATTTCATCGTGTTCGGAGCCGCCATTGGGGGGCGGATGCCGGACCTTGGCGGCGTTGAGTACGGGGCTTTCATCATCCCCGGCCTGCTGATGCTGACCCTCTTGGGCGAGACCACCAGCAACTCCAGTTTCGGCATCTACATGCCGCGCTTCACCGGCACGATCTACGAGCTGCTCAGCGCGCCGGTGGGCGTGGCGGAGACCCTGATCGGCTTCGTCGGTGCGGCAATGACCAAGAGCCTGATCCTTGCCGCGATCATCCTTCTGACCGCGCGCCTGTTCGTCGATTATTCGATCGCGCATCCCGTGCTCGCGGTGCTCTACATCATGCTGGTCGCCGCTGCCTTCAGCCTGTTCGGCTTCATCCTTGGCGTATGGGCGGATAACTTCGAGAAACTCGGCATTATCCCGATGCTGTTCCTGACCCCGCTGACCTTCCTTGGCGGCACTTTCTATTCGATCGACATGCTGCCAAAGCCCTGGGACACGATCGCGCTGGCCAACCCCATCGTCTATCTCGTGAGCGGGCTTCGCTGGACCTTTTACGGATCGAGCGATGTGAGCATTGCGGTCAGCTTCGGCATCACGATCGGCTTCCTTGCGCTGTGTGTGGCCATCATCGCCTACATCTTCAAAACGGGCTGGCGATTGCGCGCCTGAAACGGTTCGTCTTTTCTGACAGATACGTTCAGCCGCGCGACAGCGGCGCGGCGACAGAGGTCCTCGCCCCGCATCAAGCGGGCAATCGAAAGAGGACAACATGAATACCAAAACCCTCCTTTTCGCAGCGGTCGCAACCAGCGCTGCCATGGCTCTCCCCACCGCGGCACAGGCGCAGGACGTCGTTCCTGGCGAAGGCTTCATCGGCGTTTCGGCCGGTGTCCACAGCCTCGGCCTCGAGGATGAAGTCGAGGCCATCGTCCCCGGCTTCGACATTGATGATTCGAGCCCGATCTTCGGCGTCTTTGCCGGCTACGACTTCCCCGTCGGCTCGAACCTGTTCGTGGGCGTTGAAGGCAATTACAACTTCGGCACCGACGCTCTCGACGGCGATTACGGCGCTTCGGCCCGTCTGGGTGTTCGCACCATCGGCGGCACCAAGATCTACGGCCGCGCCGGCTATCAGGCGATCAAGGTCGATTTCAACGAAATCATCAACGACGACACGGTGGATTTCAGCGGTTTCGATGACACCGAAGGCGATTTCCTCGCCGGCGTTGGCGTCGATGTTCCGGTGGGCAAGGCCTTCGTGCGCGCCAATCTCGACACGATTTCGTTCGACACCGTCCGCGCCACTGCTGGCGTAGGCCTGCGCTTCTAAGCGACATCCAGCCCGGTCCGCACCTGCGGGTCGGGCACCCATTGGTATGCGCGGGCTGCCAAGAAGGGTGGCGAGCGCGCTGCGAAGCCGCTAGGCGCGGGCGCCATGCGTACCGCCACCCTTTTTCTCTCCG
It includes:
- a CDS encoding DUF3052 family protein; this encodes MTAGYSGTPLAKKLNLRDGHRVWFDAMPESVQDEIGEYALELTFVAGPQEAPDASHIFVTERAALEEKLAALRENMARDGHVWVSWPKKASGVPSEITEDTIRDVALPMGLVDTKVCAVDETWSGLKLVIRKELR
- a CDS encoding DUF6122 family protein, yielding MLLQPLLHYGGHWLAPFLIARILWPARWLKAGAVVASANLIDLDHLLADPIFDPNRCSVGFHLLHGWEAALAYLALLLVPRWWTRAFGLGALWHLAVDFGDCVMQGL
- the purL gene encoding phosphoribosylformylglycinamidine synthase subunit PurL — translated: MATVESAITPEVVEQHGLSPEEYDRVLNALGREPNLVELGIFSVMWSEHCSYKSSRLHLKKLPTEAPWVICGPGENAGVIDIGDGQAAIFKMESHNHPSYIEPYQGAATGVGGILRDVFTMGARPVANANALRFGRPEHPKMKHLVQGVVAGIGGYGNCVGVPTVCGETNFNPAYDGNILVNAMTVGVADADKIFYSAATGVGNPIVYVGSKTGRDGIHGATMASADFEEDADAKRPTVQVGDPFTEKLLIEACLELMATDAIVAIQDMGAAGLTSSSVEMATNGKAGIRLDMDKVPCREEGMTPYEMMLSESQERMLMVLKPGKEEMAAAIFEKWELDFAVIGEVTDTQHMVLEFGGEVVCDIPLGPLAADAPEYDRPYMSKEDYTAWAGIKPMTERPDTDDVGGDLMKLLASPSLSSRKWISEQYDSQVGADTLQTGGDAGVVRVHGTKKALAISTDCTPRYVHADPYEGGKQAIAEAYRNLCAVGARPLAVTNCLNFANPQRPEIMSQFVHALEGMGRACRVLDFPIVSGNVSLYNESKATGGGSAILPTPAIGGVGLIDDYDHMMTMPFKAEGEAIYLIHAEEWATADPERSHLGKSLWLSEVHGRDEGRSPPTDLTVEKNAGKIILQLIADGLVSAVHDVSDGGLAIALAEMAMAGGIGADVEWNEEYSKAAWWFGEDQGRYVVTVPDTEALNQALAKGTENDETAAIGFRRIGKTGGTTLFGKSIDEMRAAHRSFFSDWMEG
- a CDS encoding DUF2177 family protein — its product is MTWIVAAVAAALVFGALDAAWLSWAGPNFYRPKLGDILAESFRMGPALVFYAAYIAAIVWFAVRPGLANGIGAAALNGALLGAICYATYDLTNQATMRTWSTTVTIADICWGAFATAVAASVATLAVQKFT
- a CDS encoding exodeoxyribonuclease VII small subunit: MAEEQSQISQLTFEQALRELEGVVRRLESGDVPLDESIDLYERGEQLRKACQARLDAAQARIEKIVAGPDGAPSGTEAFDAGGAA
- a CDS encoding polyprenyl synthetase family protein; protein product: MTAMPERLGEALERIQDEVNSAFDAFLPVPQDTRARLVEAMRYAAIGGGKRVRPLLVVATAELFGVNRNAAVNAGCAVEAIHSYSLIHDDLPCMDDDDLRHGKPTLHKAFDEATAVLAGDCLHALAFDILTQPDTSTDPFVRAELVASLARASGHDGMAGGQMMDIVSEEQDYDLRQITRLQQLKTGALLAASVEMGAILGRVPPEGRAHLRAYARDIGLAFQIADDLLDVEGDETKAGKALRKDEGQGKQTFVTLMGVDQARAQAEMLVEQAGQHLASHGEDARLLVDLAHFIVRRDH
- the coaD gene encoding pantetheine-phosphate adenylyltransferase, whose product is MGERIGIYPGTFDPITLGHADIIRRGSKLVDKLIIGVTTNPSKNPMFSTEERFAMVEREIASLGLTNVEVVGFNALLVKFAQKQGASVLIRGLRAVADFEYEYQMAGMNQQLDDEIETVFLMADVSLQPIASKLVKEIALFGGDISPFVSKDVCEDVIARVEKIGRLGDF
- a CDS encoding peptidylprolyl isomerase, yielding MTRFSLALAAALSLVATPFAAQAQDEAAAEPAADTRVFTPVNFNINEDLENILLLDLSNGERVAIRLKPDWAPNHVERIKTLTRQGFYDGIIFHRVIDGFMAQTGDPTGTGTGGSDLPDLAEEFHRMPHVRGTVSMARAASEDSANSQFFIVFYPRLTLDNSYTNFGRVISNMAGADAIARGEPPANPTRILQASIAADNKPVPVNTAPRAAEEISIDDLNAPISE
- the queA gene encoding tRNA preQ1(34) S-adenosylmethionine ribosyltransferase-isomerase QueA encodes the protein MKVDLFDFELPPERIALRPARPRDAARMLVVRGEGPLEDRGVRDLPGLLREGDVLVFNDTRVIPAQLEGRRGEAKIGATLHKRIDLRRWQAFVRNAKRLRIGDVAEFGGGVTAVAEERLADGSFILFFEGDEPVEVLLERAGRMPLPPYIAGKRETDERDREDYQTMFAAEDGAVAAPTAALHFTPELIAALDEAGIGRETLTLHVGAGTFLPVKAEDTDDHAMHSEWGRIEADVAERLNAARAAGGRVIAVGTTSLRLLESATGEDRVIQAFAGDTDIFITPGYSFRAVDGLMTNFHLPKSTLMMLVSALIGRDRIMEAYAHAIAQEYRFYSYGDSSLLLP
- a CDS encoding TetR/AcrR family transcriptional regulator, whose amino-acid sequence is MITVSTSASAYHHGNLRDALIAAGLEALEGAEGALPSLRELARRVGVSATAVYRHFPDKHALDKALAREGLRMLGSAQADAADRAGGGPAGFAETGRAYVRFALDHPALFRLMFTQGHPVEDNDEKPDEARALLTANTQALASDPDHAETLALQAWSIAHGIAMLMLDGRIPADDALIERMLNTENLFPTGSC
- a CDS encoding 8'-apo-carotenoid 13,14-cleaving dioxygenase, which gives rise to MASVIEKTIRKAVTPAIQAVASINRARLPKGSENPFLKGIHTPLAAEHTLENLTVTGTIPTELDGRYVRIGPNPFNEGGKGHHWFLGDGMVHGVRLKGGNAEWYRNRYIRSRNLEEKGGPAAVGGPRRGMGDTVNTNVLAIGGTIMALVEASSFPVALDGKLESVAYSDFGGGLTGSFTAHPHQCPVTGEFHAICYDGPTQDVIRHVAMDREGTVLRETEIAVRNGPSIHDCALTEDFVVILDLPVTFSMQALIAGHKFPYRWNRDHKARVGLLPRDGSSSEPVWHAVEPCYVFHVGNSFEDEQGQVVIDLCAYETIFDGDMAGPYGKALGLERWTVDGNAGAVRRETLDGSGQEFPRPDERYFTKPYRYLWAMGLPEDGDLEFVAPMPLYRHDLETGERVQRDFGEGRIPGEFVFVPRSNDAPEGDGWVMGYVIDRNAGTSALEILDAMSLEPVASVHIPHLIPPGFHGNWIAAS